In one Oryza glaberrima chromosome 2, OglaRS2, whole genome shotgun sequence genomic region, the following are encoded:
- the LOC127764721 gene encoding flavonol synthase 1: protein MAEVQSVQALASSLAALPPEFVRSEHERPGATTFRGGDAPEIPVIDMAAPESAARVAEAAAEWGLFQVVNHGVPAAAVAELQRVGREFFALPQEEKARYAMDASSGKMEGYGSKLQKDLEGKKAWADFFFHNVAPPAMVNHDIWPSHPAGYREANEEYCKHMQRLAWKLFEHLSTALGLDGGAMWEAFGGDELVFLHKINFYPPCPEPELTLGVAPHTDMSTFTVLVPNDVQGLQVFKDGHWYDVKYVPDALIIHIGDQIEILSNGRYKAVLHRTTVDKDRTRMSWPVFVEPPPEHVVGPHPQLVTDGSPAKYKAKKFKDYRHCKINKLPM, encoded by the exons ATGGCGGAGGTGCAGAGCGTGCAGGCGCTGGCGTCGTCGctggcggcgctgccgccggagtTCGTGCGTTCCGAGCACGAGCGGCCGGGGGCGACCACgttccgcggcggcgacgcgccggaGATCCCGGTGATCGACATGGCGGCGCCCGAGTCCGCCGCGcgcgtggcggaggcggcggcggagtgggggcTCTTCCAGGTGGTGAACCACGGCGtgcccgccgcggcggtggcggagctgcAGCGCGTCGGGCGCGAGTTCTTCGCGCTGCCgcaggaggagaaggcgcggtACGCCATGGACGCGTCCTCCGGCAAGATGGAGGGCTACGGCAGCAAGCTGCAGAAGGACCTCGAGGGCAAGAAGGCGTGGGCCGACTTCTTCTTCCACAACgtcgcgccgccggccatggtCAACCACGACATCTGGCCCAGCCATCCGGCTGGCTACAG GGAGGCGAACGAGGAGTACTGCAAGCACATGCAGCGGCTGGCGTGGAAGCTGTTCGAGCACCTGTCGACGGCGCTGGGACTGGATGGCGGCGCCATGTGGGAGGCgttcggcggcgacgagctggtGTTCCTGCATAAGATCAACTTCTACCCGCCGTGCCCGGAGCCGGAGCTAACCCTCGGCGTCGCGCCGCACACCGACATGAGCACGTTCACCGTCCTCGTCCCCAACGACGTCCAGGGCCTCCAGGTATTCAAGGATGGCCACTGGTACGACGTCAAGTACGTCCCCGACGCCCTCATCATCCACATCGGCGACCAGATCGAG ATTCTGAGCAACGGGAGGTACAAGGCGGTGCTGCATCGGACGACGGTGGACAAGGACAGGACGCGGATGTCGTGGCCGGTGttcgtcgagccgccgccggagcacgtCGTCGGGCCGCACCCGCAGCTCGTCACCGACGGGAGCCCGGCCAAGTACAAGGCCAAGAAGTTCAAAGATTACCGGCACTGCAAGATCAATAAGCTCCCCATGTAA
- the LOC127764710 gene encoding G-type lectin S-receptor-like serine/threonine-protein kinase At5g35370, translated as MCSPPSMRRHPLLPLLAAVLVGAAVRAGKIATEVVVPDFVASYLLFIDTYGVFLQSGGGGAFQAVVYNPAGQQDRYYLAVVHVPSKTCVWVANRDAPITDRAAPLRLTARGISAEDPNGTVVWSTPAFASPVAALRLDESGNLALLDGRNRTLWQSFDRPTDVLVSPQRLPVGGFLASAVSDSDYTVGGYRLDVTAADAALTWNGSLYWLLSTDVKSTRDRDGAVASMAVNGTGLYLLAADDTVLIQLPLPDAKLRIVKLGVDGKLVITSYASANATSPSPTDAGFVAPNSGCDLPLSCGALGFCAPNGNASSCTCPPLFASSHDGGCTPADGSKAMSVASCGGAGGDAAPTSYISLGDGVAYYANRFSRPDMVGSNGSSCQALCSGNCSCLGYFYDESSLSCFLVQHQIGSLVNANSTRRGDMVGFIKVQSSQSPGSPSGSSSNNSTLIAILLPTIVAFVLVVVVGAVIVVSWRKQERRAGRRASRSRDVQLRRHRSPASDSAHLVYGNDDDGDDIVIPGLPTRFTHEEIEDMTNSFRIKIGAGGFGAVYKGELPDGSAVAVKKIEGVGMQGKREFCTEIAVIGNIRHVNLVRLRGFCVEGQRRLLVYEYMNRGSLDRTLFRPAAGQPLEWKERMEVAIGAARGLAYLHFGCDQRIIHCDVKPENILLADGGQVKIADFGLAKLLTPEQSGLFTTMRGTRGYLAPEWLTNTAITDRTDVYSFGMVLLELVRGRKNRSEHVSDGAGAATGDDSNSSNGTTGSSSRGARSDYFPLMALEGHEAGQYAALADPRLEGKVVAGEVERVVKVGLCCLHEDPQLRPSMAMVAGMLEGTMELWEPRVQSLGFLRLYGRGFAGPADGSGGSGGGIKQAMAGSNGDHTRSGTTTVTTMSGWPSYMSSSQLSGPR; from the coding sequence atGTGCTCGCCACCGTCGATGCGGCGGCATCCGCTgctccctctcctcgccgccgtccttgtcggcgccgccgtccgcgccgggAAGATCGCCACGGAGGTGGTCGTGCCGGACTTCGTGGCGTCGTACCTGCTGTTCATTGACACCTACGGCGTGTTCCTccagtccggcggcggcggcgcgttccAGGCCGTCGTGTACAACCCGGCGGGGCAGCAGGACCGGTACTACCTCGCCGTGGTGCACGTGCCGTCCAAGACCTGCGTCTGGGTCGCCAACCGCGACGCGCCCATCACcgaccgcgccgcgccgctgcggcTCACGGCGAGGGGGATCTCCGCCGAGGATCCCAACGGGACCGTCGTATGGTCGACGCCGGCGTTCGCGTCCCCCGTGGCGGCGCTCCGGCTCGACGAATCCGGCAACCTCGCGCTGCTCGATGGGAGGAACCGCACGCTCTGGCAGTCGTTCGACCGGCCCACCGACGTGCTCGTGTCGCCGCAGCGGCTCCCCGTCGGGGGCTTCTTGGCGTCGGCCGTGTCGGACTCGGACTACACGGTGGGCGGCTACCGGCTCGACGTGACGGCGGCCGATGCGGCGCTGACATGGAACGGGTCACTGTACTGGCTCCTGTCCACCGACGTCAAATCCACCAGAGATCGCGACGGCGCCGTGGCGTCTATGGCGGTGAACGGCACCGGCCTGTACCTTCTCGCCGCGGACGACACCGTCCTCATCCAGCTCCCCTTGCCGGACGCCAAGCTGCGTATCGTCAAGCTGGGCGTGGACGGGAAGCTGGTCATCACAAGCTACGCTTCGGCGAAcgccacgtcgccgtcgccgacggacGCTGGGTTCGTCGCGCCGAACAGCGGGTGCGACCTGCCGCTCTCCTGCGGCGCGCTCGGGTTCTGCGCGCCCAACGGGAACGCCTCCAGCTGCACGTGCCCGCCGCTGTTCGCGTCGTCGCATGACGGTGGCTGCACACCGGCCGACGGCTCCAAGGCGATGTCCGTCGcctcctgcggcggcgccggtggtgatGCCGCCCCGACCTCGTACATCAGCCTCGGCGATGGTGTCGCGTACTACGCCAATAGGTTCTCACGGCCAGACATGGTCGGCTCCAACGGGTCGTCGTGCCAAGCACTCTGCTCCGGCAACTGCTCCTGCCTCGGTTACTTCTACGACGAGTCGTCCTTGTCTTGCTTCTTGGTGCAGCACCAGATCGGCTCCCTGGTTAACGCCAACTcgacgaggcgaggcgacaTGGTCGGTTTCATCAAGGTCCAGAGCTCGCAGTCACCGGGGTCGCCGAGCGGTTCATCTTCCAACAACAGCACGCTCATCGCCATCCTCCTGCCGACGATCGTCGCGTtcgtgctcgtcgtcgtcgtcggcgccgtcatCGTCGTGTCGTGGCGCAAGCAagagcggcgcgcggggaggcgggcCTCGCGATCCAGGGACGTGCAGCTCcggcgccaccgctcgccggcgtccgaCTCGGCGCACCTTGTCtacggcaacgacgacgacggcgacgacattGTGATCCCTGGACTCCCGACCCGGTTCACGCACGAGGAGATCGAGGACATGACCAACAGCTTCCGCATCAAGATCGGCGCCGGCGGGTTCGGCGCCGTGTACAAAGGCGAGCTCCCCGACGGCTCCGCCGTGGCCGTGAAGAAGATCGAAGGCGTCGGGATGCAGGGCAAGCGCGAGTTCTGCACGGAGATCGCCGTCATCGGCAACATCCGCCACGTCAACCTCGTCCGCCTCCGCGGCTTCTGCGTCGAGGGCCAGCGCCGCCTGCTCGTGTACGAGTACATGAACCGCGGCTCGCTCGACCGGACGCTgttccggccggccgccggccagcCGCTCGAGTGGAAGGAGAGGATGGAGGTGGCGATCGGCGCGGCGAGGGGGCTCGCGTACCTCCACTTCGGCTGCGACCAGAGGATCATCCACTGTGACGTCAAGCCGGAGAacatcctcctcgccgacggcggccagGTGAAGATCGCCGACTTCGGGCTCGCGAAGCTCCTCACGCCGGAGCAGTCGGGGCTCTTCACGACGATGCGCGGCACCCGCGGGTACCTCGCGCCGGAGTGGCTCACCAACACGGCGATCACCGACCGCaccgacgtgtacagcttcgggaTGGTGCTCCTCGAGCTCGTGCGCGGCCGCAAGAACCGCAGCGAGCACGTgagcgacggcgccggcgccgccaccggagaCGACTCCAACTCCTCGAACGGGACGACGGGCAGCTCGTCGCGCGGCGCCCGGAGCGATTACTTCCCGCTCATGGCGCTGGAGGGGCACGAGGCGGGGCAGTACGCCGCGCTGGCCGACCCGCGGCTGGAGGGGAaggtggtcgccggcgaggtggagagGGTGGTAAAGGTGGGGCTCTGCTGCCTCCACGAGGACCCGCAGCTGCGGCCGAGCATGGCGATGGTGGCCGGCATGCTCGAGGGCACCATGGAACTGTGGGAGCCACGCGTGCAGTCGCTCGGGTTTCTCCGGCTCTACGGCCGGGGGTTCGCCGGACCGGCCGACGgctcgggcggcagcggcggcggcatcaagCAAGCCATGGCGGGTTCCAATGGGGACCACACAAGGtcggggacgacgacggtgacgacgatgaGCGGGTGGCCGTCGTACATGTCGTCGTCGCAGCTCTCCGGTCCAAGATAG
- the LOC127764723 gene encoding mitochondrial phosphate carrier protein 3, mitochondrial-like yields MALSDRSRESLLPSFLYTSSAARSFATGATRFPSPVSPVSPAPGAVGGGAPISIQAPREKIEMYSPAFYAACTAGGIASCGLTHMAVTPLDLVKCNMQIDPAKYKSITSGFGVLLKEQGPRGFFRGWVPTLLGYSAQGACKFGFYEFFKKYYSDIAGPEYAQKYKTLIYLAGSASAEVIADVALCPFEAVKVRVQTQPGFARGLSDGLPKFVRSEGALGLYKGIVPLWGRQIPYTMMKFASFETIVEMIYKHAVPVPKSECSKSFQLGISFAGGYIAGVFCAIVSHPADNLVSFLNNAKGATVGDAVKKLGLWGLFTRGLPLRIVMIGTLTGAQWGIYDAFKVMVGLPTTGGVTPAPGAAEKALQASA; encoded by the exons ATGGCGCTCTCCGACCGCTCCCGCGAGTCGCTCCTCCCGAGCTTCCTCtacacctcctccgccgcgaggTCCTTCGCCACCGGCGCCACCCGCTTCCCCTCCCCGGTGTCCCCAGTTTCCCCGGCTCCGGGTGCCGTCGGGGGCGGCGCGCCCATCTCGATCCAGGCTCCCAGGGAGAAGATCGAGATGTACTCGCCGGCGTTCTACGCCGCCTGCACTGCCGGTGGGATCGCCAGCTGCGGGCTCACCCACATGGCCGTCACGCCGCTCGACCTCGTCAAGTGCAACATGCAG ATTGATCCAGCAAAATACAAGAGCATAACATCTGGGTTTGGCGTCCTCTTAAAGGAGCAAGGACCTAGAGGCTTCTTCAGGGGATGGGTGCCTACCTTGCTTGGTTACAGTGCTCAGGGCGCGTGCAAGTTTGGGTTTTATGAGTTCTTTAAGAAGTACTACTCAGATATTGCAGGGCCTGAGTATGCTCAGAAGTACAAGACCCTAATTTACCTCGCTGGATCAGCTTCTGCTGAGGTGATTGCAGATGTGGCTCTCTGCCCATTTGAAGCTGTGAAGGTTCGTGTGCAAACCCAACCTGGATTCGCTCGTGGACTGAGTGATGGGCTCCCCAAGTTCGTCAGATCTGAAGGCGCTCTTGG GCTTTACAAGGGAATTGTTCCTCTGTGGGGTCGCCAAATCCCTT ATACTATGATGAAGTTTGCCTCCTTTGAGACCATTGTTGAAATGATCTACAAGCACGCTGTTCCTGTTCCGAAGTCTGAGTGCAGCAAGTCTTTCCAATTGGGTATCAGTTTCGCTGGTGGTTACATTGCTGGAGTCTTCTGTGCCATTGTCTCTCATCCAGCTGACAACTTGGTCTCTTTCTTGAACAACGCCAAGGGAGCTACAGTGGGTGAT GCTGTTAAAAAGCTTGGTCTTTGGGGCCTTTTCACTAGAGGACTGCCCCTTCGTATTGTTATGATTGGAACTCTTACTGGTGCTCAATGGGGTATTTATGATGCTTTTAAAGTCATGGTTGGACT TCCAACAACCGGTGGTGTTACGCCCGCGCCCGGTGCAGCAGAGAAAGCATTGCAAGCCAGTGCTTGA
- the LOC127764720 gene encoding probable E3 ubiquitin-protein ligase RHC1A, whose translation MSSTMTAQGGVRHHRTCRMYWCYQCGRAIRIISYPSTDVFCPRCFGRFLHEIDPPPRPAPPPPHFFPQPYHPHYDGHPRRWLIYGGEAPPVAAPGRAFRQPAPAVPGRAFRQPGPAPAPSPAPAPPRRRMPSPPPVARRPSTPPAIDPGNYFNGPNLNNLIEELTQNDRPGPAPAPSSAIDSLPTVQITGAHLSDGSQCPVCKEDFELGEAARQMPCKHVYHSDCIVPWLRLHNSCPVCRYQLPSSAAAGSNANSRARRGSANNGGGGGGGDGRDREQTIVRWGPFSWMWPPRGLEDPDDGWEYGRRGRPEAGDAGAFYAWWRSLFLF comes from the exons ATGtcgtcgacgatgacggcgcAGGGCGGCGTGCGGCACCACCGGACGTGCCGCATGTACTGGTGCTACCAGTGCGGCCGCGCCATCCGCATCATCTCCTACCCGTCCACCGACGTCTTCTGCCCGCGCTGCTTCGGCAGGTTCCTCCACGAGAtcgacccgccgccgcgccccgcgccgcccccgccacaCTTCTTCCCGCAGCCTTACCACCCGCACTACGACGGCCACCCGCGCCGCTGGCTCATATACGGTGGCGAGGCGCCccccgtggcggcgccgggccGCGCGTTCCGCCAGCCTGCGCCCGCGGTGCCAGGACGCGCGTTCCGCCAGCCCGGGCCCGCACCCGCGCCCtctccagcgccggcgccgcctcgccgacgcATGCCGTCCCCAccgccggtggcgcggcggccgtcgaCTCCACCGGCCATCGACCCTGGGAACTATTTCAATGGGCCCAACCTGAACAACCTCATCGAGGAGCTAACCCAGAACGACCGGCCGGGgccggcgcccgcgccgtcgtcggccaTCGACTCGCTCCCGACGGTGCAGATCACCGGAGCGCACCTGTCCGACGGCTCGCagtgccccgtctgcaaggagGACTTCGAGCTCGGGGAGGCCGCGCGGCAGATGCCGTGCAAGCACGTGTACCACTCCGACTGCATCGTGCCGTGGCTCCGCCTCCACAACTCCTGCCCCGTCTGCCGGTACCAGctgccgtcctccgccgccgccgggtccaACGCCAACAGCCGAGCTCGCCGCGGCAGCgccaacaacggcggcggcggcggcggcggcgatggccgggaCAGGGAGCAGACGATCGTGAGGTGGGGGCCCTTCTCGTGGATGTGGCCGCCGCGGGGGCTCGAAGACCCCGACGACGGGTGGGAGTAcgggcggcgaggaaggccaGAGGCGGGCGACGCCGGCG CATTCTACGCTTGGTGGCGCTCTCTGTTTCTTTTCTAA
- the LOC127764722 gene encoding uncharacterized protein LOC127764722 — protein sequence MGYTKEQLLARLQELNIEFSCYDHPVVLTVEEQAKHVGHLGGALSKNLLLKDKKHRLYVVSALAGTKVDMKILSQRLGLGKGGLRMAPEENLLEVLQVPLGCVTPFALLNESASAVSLLLDQGFKSKQSCYFHPLTNDVTIALSSSNLDKFLMSIGRQPAYVDLEASPVVGKDNPPDLADLVPSGVPNSAEPIEKVTPTNVPRQNDVPKEKTCLPEVKAKPKVQNKGAEKTQSKIPTNGANVEKFVNDVFDIMSPLFLSEVSKKLNVKQEELSSIFDGFKEQATIDLESVTTSLKNAAYTAGFEAGFETMLNSGLKGQASRK from the exons ATGGGGTACACCAAGGAGCAGCTCCTCGCGCGACTCCAG GAGCTCAACATTGAATTCTCGTGCTACGATCACCCGGTTGTGTTGACGGTGGAGGAACAG GCCAAACATGTTGGGCATTTAGGAGGTGCTTTGAGTAAAAATTTGCTACTGAAG GACAAAAAGCATAGGCTGTACGTTGTTTCTGCCCTTGCTGGCACCAAAGTTGACATGAAAA TTTTATCACAGCGTCTTGGTTTGGGAAAAGGTGGTCTGCGGATGGCTCCTGAGGAAAATTTGCTTGAAGTGCTTCAG GTACCCTTAGGCTGTGTTACTCCATTTGCACTACTTAATGAGTCTGCAAG TGCTGTCTCACTACTACTGGACCAAGGTTTCAAGTCAAAACAGAGCTGCTACTTCCATCCACTGACAAATGATGTGACAATCG CTCTCAGCTCAAGCAATCTGGACAAGTTTCTCATGTCCATTGGGAGGCAACCAGCTTATGTAGACTTAGAG GCTTCACCAGTTGTAGGCAAGGATAATCCTCCTGATCTAGCAGATCTTGTACCATCAGGTGTCCCAAATTCTGCAGAACCAATTGAGAAGGTCACACCTACAAATGTTCCTCGTCAAAATGATGTGCCCAAAGAGAAAACATGTCTTCCTG AAGTGAAGGCTAAGCCTAAAGTTCAGAACAAGGGTGCAGAAAAGACGCAGAGCAAGATACCTACAAACGGAGCTAATGTTGAGAAATTTGTAAATGATGTATTTGACATCATGTCCCCGTTGTTCCTTTCTGAG GTATCAAAGAAACTGAATGTTAAGCAGGAAGAACTTTCTTCTATATTTGATGGCTTTAAAGAACAAGCCACTATTGATTTGGAGAGTGTAACG ACGAGTCTGAAGAATGCAGCATACACCGCTGGATTTGAGGCTGGCTTCGAGACTATGCTCAATTCAGGTTTAAAAGGACAGGCTTCTCGGAAGTAA
- the LOC127764727 gene encoding ethylene-responsive transcription factor ERF014-like, translating to MVKSGQEAAPGSGGNAAAAAARQGGGGGGRGRQYKGVRMRSWGSWVSEIRAPNQKTRIWLGSYSTAEAAARAYDAALLCLKGSAADLNFPVHLPFHIPAAAMSPKSIQRVAAAAAANATSPLQHHSGAASFATATGGYNPAAAPTTPPCSYGDMSSCSAVSSPETANYYGADHDMVAREDDVDYAALADIDAFFQSPKCMDYSMMDPCSTFFSPAPESLAAEWEDEGEISLWSFSSLN from the coding sequence atggTGAAGAGTgggcaggaggcggcgccggggagcggcggcaatgcggcggcggctgcggcgaggcagggcggaggaggaggagggagagggaggcagTACAAGGGGGTGAGGATGCGGAGCTGGGGGTCGTGGGTGTCGGAGATCAGGGCGCCCAACCAGAAGACGCGGATATGGCTCGGGTCCTACTCcaccgccgaggcggcggcgcgcgcctaCGACGCCGCGCTGCTCTGCCTCAAGggctccgccgccgacctcaaCTTCCCGGTGCACCTCCCCTTCcacatccccgccgccgcgatgtCCCCCAAGTCCATccagcgcgtcgccgccgccgccgccgccaatgccaCCAGCCCCCTCCAGCACCacagcggcgccgcctccttcgccaccgccaccggcggctACAACCCCGCGGCCGcgcccaccacgccgccgtgcAGCTACGGCGACATGTCGTCGTGCTCGGCCGTCAGCTCGCCGGAGACCGCCAACTACTACGGCGCCGACCACGACATGGTGGCGCGCGAGGACGACGTGGACtacgccgcgctcgccgacaTCGACGCCTTCTTCCAGTCGCCCAAGTGCATGGACTACTCCATGATGGACCCATGCAGCACGTtcttctcgccggcgccggagtcCCTCGCCGCCGAGTGGGAGGACGAAGGTGAGATCAGCCTCTGGAGCTTCTCCTCCCTCAACTGA